From one Paractinoplanes brasiliensis genomic stretch:
- a CDS encoding GNAT family N-acetyltransferase translates to MEPPEMINAGELVLKRWELEWAPEALAAVKESLPELREFLPWATEAYNLDDAVDFITRSREGWADGEEFNYAIFTSVGELAGSIGLMTRRGPGVLEIGYWTRTPYAGRGYMTAAVNALTRVAFTLPGIARVAILHDELNKASAAVAAKAGFTEVGREIREPQAPGESATTIVRERQH, encoded by the coding sequence ATGGAACCACCCGAGATGATCAATGCCGGTGAGCTCGTGCTCAAGCGCTGGGAGCTGGAGTGGGCCCCGGAGGCGCTGGCCGCCGTCAAGGAGTCGCTGCCCGAGTTGCGCGAATTCCTGCCCTGGGCCACCGAGGCCTACAACCTCGACGACGCGGTCGACTTCATCACGCGGTCGCGCGAGGGCTGGGCCGACGGCGAAGAGTTCAACTACGCGATCTTCACCAGCGTCGGGGAACTGGCCGGCTCGATCGGGCTGATGACCCGCCGGGGGCCGGGCGTGCTCGAGATCGGCTACTGGACCCGGACCCCGTACGCAGGGCGCGGCTACATGACGGCGGCGGTCAACGCGCTGACCCGGGTGGCGTTCACGCTGCCGGGGATCGCCCGAGTGGCGATCCTGCACGACGAGCTGAACAAGGCGTCGGCCGCGGTCGCCGCCAAGGCCGGGTTCACCGAGGTGGGGCGGGAGATCCGGGAGCCGCAGGCGCCGGGGGAGAGCGCGACGACGATCGTCCGGGAAAGACAACATTGA
- a CDS encoding RtcB family protein, whose amino-acid sequence MEKINERLVNWASLLEAGTKEQAEKASRLPFIFPHIALMPDAHLGKGATVGSVIPTLGAIIPAAVGVDIGCGMAAVRTQYHRDELKPDLAKLRTAIENAVPLSAGSYNTSVSDTARTRVEKLTVKAEKAGFEPGRYAGNWELQLGTLGSGNHFIEVTADEKGQVWLFLHSGSRGVGNKIATHHIRVAQESAKRWWIDLPDPDLAYLAEGTDEFWEYIRQLRWAQDFALANRDEMMDRVVDCFAGYVGGAVRELERVQCHHNYTEQETHFGKKVWLSRKGAINAEKGRPGLIPGSMGDASYVVAGKGNPVALNSSPHGAGRQLSRSKARKTFTRDQLREAMKGIEYRDTDAFLDEIPGAYKPIDVVMQDADDLVEVRHTLRQIVNVKGD is encoded by the coding sequence ATGGAAAAGATCAACGAGCGTCTGGTGAACTGGGCCAGCCTGCTCGAAGCGGGGACCAAGGAACAGGCGGAGAAAGCCTCCCGCCTGCCCTTCATCTTCCCGCACATCGCGCTCATGCCGGACGCGCACCTCGGCAAGGGCGCGACCGTCGGGTCGGTCATCCCGACGCTCGGCGCGATCATCCCGGCCGCCGTCGGGGTCGACATCGGCTGCGGCATGGCCGCCGTGCGCACGCAGTATCACCGGGACGAGCTCAAGCCGGACCTGGCGAAGCTGCGGACGGCGATCGAGAACGCCGTGCCGCTCAGCGCGGGTTCGTACAACACCAGCGTGAGCGACACCGCCCGTACGCGGGTCGAAAAGCTGACCGTCAAGGCGGAGAAGGCCGGCTTCGAGCCGGGCCGTTACGCCGGCAACTGGGAGCTGCAGCTGGGCACGCTCGGCTCGGGCAACCACTTCATCGAGGTCACCGCCGACGAGAAGGGCCAGGTCTGGCTGTTCCTGCACTCGGGGTCGCGCGGCGTCGGCAACAAGATCGCCACACATCACATCCGGGTGGCGCAGGAGTCGGCGAAGCGCTGGTGGATCGACCTGCCGGACCCGGATCTGGCCTACCTGGCCGAGGGCACTGACGAGTTCTGGGAGTACATCCGTCAGCTGCGCTGGGCCCAGGACTTCGCGCTGGCCAACCGCGACGAGATGATGGACCGGGTCGTGGACTGCTTCGCCGGCTACGTTGGCGGGGCGGTGCGGGAGCTCGAGCGGGTGCAGTGCCACCACAACTACACCGAGCAGGAGACGCACTTCGGCAAGAAGGTGTGGCTCTCGCGCAAGGGCGCGATCAACGCCGAGAAGGGCCGGCCGGGCCTGATCCCGGGGTCGATGGGCGACGCGTCGTACGTGGTGGCAGGCAAGGGCAACCCGGTCGCGCTGAACTCGTCGCCGCACGGCGCGGGCCGGCAGCTGTCGCGGTCGAAGGCGCGCAAGACGTTCACCCGTGACCAGCTGCGTGAGGCGATGAAGGGCATCGAGTACCGCGACACCGACGCGTTCCTCGACGAGATCCCGGGCGCGTACAAGCCGATCGACGTGGTCATGCAGGACGCGGACGACCTGGTCGAGGTGCGGCACACGCTGCGCCAGATCGTCAACGTGAAGGGCGACTAG
- a CDS encoding HAD family hydrolase, with protein sequence MTLDALIFDFDGLIMDTESTLLESWRWEWRRHGLELPEEGFFAAHGGPVPERYTALAAAVGPGFDREVSEARRNAYRARLHETLEPAPGIREWFGEAAELGLRLAVASSSGAGWVHGNLTRAGLLDRIEVTACGNEVAAHKPDPAVYRLALERLGIPPSRALAFEDTPHGVAAAQAAGLRCVAIPNAFVEAGRFTAADLVLPSAADLTLETVIDKVTGV encoded by the coding sequence GTGACTCTCGACGCGCTGATCTTCGATTTCGACGGCCTGATCATGGACACCGAGTCGACCCTGTTGGAGAGCTGGCGCTGGGAGTGGCGCCGGCACGGCCTGGAACTGCCGGAGGAAGGCTTCTTCGCGGCTCACGGCGGCCCGGTTCCCGAGCGGTACACGGCCCTCGCCGCAGCGGTCGGACCGGGCTTCGACCGCGAGGTCAGCGAGGCCCGGCGCAACGCGTACCGGGCCCGGCTGCACGAGACGCTGGAACCAGCGCCGGGGATCCGCGAGTGGTTCGGCGAGGCGGCGGAGCTGGGCCTGCGGCTGGCGGTGGCCAGCAGCTCGGGCGCGGGCTGGGTGCACGGCAATCTGACCCGGGCCGGGCTGCTCGACCGCATCGAGGTCACGGCCTGCGGCAACGAGGTCGCCGCGCACAAACCCGACCCGGCCGTGTACCGGCTCGCGCTCGAACGGCTGGGCATCCCGCCGTCGCGGGCGCTGGCCTTCGAGGACACCCCGCACGGCGTCGCCGCGGCTCAGGCGGCCGGCCTGCGTTGCGTGGCCATCCCCAACGCGTTCGTCGAGGCCGGCCGTTTCACCGCGGCGGACCTCGTGCTGCCCAGCGCGGCCGACCTCACCCTGGAGACGGTGATCGACAAGGTCACCGGGGTGTGA
- a CDS encoding alpha/beta fold hydrolase codes for MTAETHTLTTDGAEITYDVRPGDGPTLLLIGSPMDASGFTTLAGHFPDRTVVTYDPRGISRSKLTGGQSTSTPEQHADDLSRLIDAIGGGPVDVFASSGGAVNGLALVTAHPGQVRTLVAHEPPALPVLPDRENALAAVQGIYDLYQKSGQGPAMVRFILSTSVKGEIPAGWIDQPGPTPEEFGMSSVDDGSRDDILLGQNLISCTHYEPDFAKLRGASTRIVVAVGAESEGELAHRAGEGVAAGLGSEPVTFPSHHGGFLGGEFGQMGDPDNFAAKLREVLNDKS; via the coding sequence GTGACTGCTGAGACGCACACTCTGACCACCGACGGCGCCGAGATCACCTACGACGTACGCCCCGGCGACGGCCCCACGTTGCTGCTGATCGGCTCACCGATGGACGCAAGCGGGTTCACCACCCTGGCGGGCCATTTCCCCGACCGTACGGTGGTCACCTACGACCCGCGCGGCATCAGCCGGAGCAAGCTGACCGGCGGCCAGAGCACATCAACTCCCGAGCAGCACGCCGACGACCTGAGCCGCCTCATCGACGCGATCGGCGGCGGCCCCGTCGACGTGTTCGCCAGCAGCGGCGGCGCGGTCAACGGGCTCGCGCTGGTCACCGCCCACCCGGGCCAGGTGCGCACGCTCGTCGCCCACGAGCCGCCGGCCCTGCCCGTGCTGCCCGACCGGGAAAACGCGCTCGCCGCCGTCCAGGGCATCTATGACCTCTACCAGAAATCGGGACAGGGCCCGGCGATGGTGAGGTTCATCCTCAGCACGAGTGTCAAGGGCGAGATCCCTGCCGGGTGGATCGACCAGCCCGGCCCCACGCCGGAGGAGTTCGGCATGTCCTCGGTGGACGACGGCTCCCGCGACGACATCCTCCTCGGTCAGAACCTGATCTCCTGTACGCATTACGAGCCCGACTTCGCCAAGCTGCGGGGCGCCTCGACGCGCATCGTGGTCGCCGTCGGCGCGGAGTCCGAGGGCGAGCTGGCCCACCGCGCCGGCGAAGGTGTCGCCGCCGGTCTGGGATCCGAGCCGGTGACGTTCCCGAGCCACCACGGCGGCTTCCTGGGCGGCGAGTTCGGCCAGATGGGCGACCCCGACAACTTCGCCGCCAAACTGCGCGAGGTCCTCAACGACAAGTCCTGA
- a CDS encoding acyl-CoA dehydrogenase family protein — protein sequence MLSERLQDVLDGRWAHVRKAARTGLAGDKFATVHGERIDEARERVTRLLRELPADPGVTAGFPIEYGGQSDPGASVVAAEMLAQVDLSLMVKAGVQWGLFGGAVVALGTKYHHDRYLRDIISADLLGCFAMTETGHGSDVQQLRTTCEYDPGTQTFDLHTPHEAARKDYIGNAARDGRMAVVFAQLITGGKRYGVHAWLVPVRDEDGRPMPGVTIGDDGHKAGLLGVDNGRLSFDHVTVPREMLLDRYGQVAPDGSYTSSIDNDVRRFFTMLGTLVRGRVVVGGSAANAAKSALTIAVRYGESRRQFGAPGEQREIALNDYLAHQRILTVNLAHAYALHFAQDELVNALHEVQTADGPVDEHRQRELESRAAGLKAAQTWHTTRTIQAAREACGGAGYLAENRLPGLKADTDVFTTFEGDNTVLLQLVAKGLLTGYRDAFGSLDGWGRATFAADQVRSMVLERTAARGLIQRLIDAVPGRDEEVALTDRGWHLALFEDREKHLLEGAVRRLRNGAAQKKDRQFDIFNDVQDHVLETARAHIDRVVLEAFVAGIDRTADEEVKALLSKVCDLYALSTVEADKGWYLEHQRLTPARSKAVTGMVNDLLRQLRPHMATLVDAFAVPDEWLNAAILREEPHRQDVMAAHDAQ from the coding sequence ATGCTCAGCGAACGACTCCAGGATGTTCTCGACGGCAGGTGGGCGCACGTCCGCAAGGCCGCGCGCACCGGTCTGGCCGGCGACAAGTTCGCCACCGTGCACGGCGAGAGGATCGACGAGGCGCGCGAACGCGTCACGCGGCTGCTGCGTGAGCTGCCCGCCGACCCGGGCGTCACCGCGGGCTTCCCGATCGAGTACGGCGGCCAGTCCGACCCCGGCGCGTCGGTCGTGGCGGCCGAGATGCTCGCGCAGGTCGACCTGTCGCTGATGGTGAAGGCCGGGGTGCAGTGGGGCCTGTTCGGCGGGGCCGTCGTCGCGCTGGGCACGAAGTACCACCACGACCGTTACCTGCGGGACATCATCTCGGCCGACCTGCTGGGCTGTTTCGCGATGACCGAGACCGGTCACGGCTCCGACGTGCAGCAACTGCGCACCACCTGCGAGTACGACCCCGGGACGCAGACGTTCGACCTGCACACCCCGCACGAGGCGGCCCGCAAGGACTACATCGGCAACGCCGCCCGCGACGGACGCATGGCAGTCGTGTTCGCCCAGCTCATCACCGGCGGCAAGCGCTACGGCGTGCACGCCTGGCTGGTGCCGGTCCGCGACGAGGACGGCCGGCCGATGCCCGGGGTGACGATCGGCGACGACGGGCACAAGGCCGGGCTGCTCGGCGTCGACAACGGGCGGCTCTCCTTCGACCACGTGACGGTCCCGCGCGAGATGCTGCTCGACCGCTACGGCCAGGTCGCGCCGGACGGGTCGTACACCAGCTCGATCGACAACGACGTCCGCCGCTTCTTCACGATGCTCGGCACCCTCGTCCGGGGCCGCGTGGTGGTCGGCGGCTCGGCCGCGAACGCCGCCAAGAGCGCGCTGACCATCGCCGTACGCTACGGCGAGTCCCGCCGGCAGTTCGGCGCGCCGGGCGAGCAACGCGAGATCGCCCTCAACGACTACCTGGCCCACCAGCGCATCCTCACCGTCAACCTGGCCCACGCGTACGCGCTGCATTTCGCGCAGGACGAGCTGGTCAACGCGCTGCACGAGGTGCAGACCGCCGACGGCCCGGTCGACGAGCACCGGCAGCGTGAGCTGGAGTCGCGGGCCGCCGGGCTCAAGGCGGCGCAGACCTGGCACACCACCCGTACGATCCAGGCCGCGCGGGAGGCGTGCGGCGGCGCGGGTTATCTGGCCGAGAACAGGCTGCCCGGGCTCAAGGCGGACACCGACGTGTTCACGACCTTCGAGGGCGACAACACGGTTCTGCTCCAGCTCGTCGCGAAGGGTCTGCTCACCGGGTATCGCGACGCGTTCGGCTCGCTCGACGGCTGGGGGCGGGCCACGTTCGCCGCCGATCAGGTGCGGTCGATGGTCCTCGAACGCACGGCCGCCCGGGGTTTGATCCAAAGGCTGATCGACGCGGTGCCGGGGCGGGACGAAGAGGTCGCCCTGACCGACCGCGGCTGGCACCTGGCGCTGTTCGAGGACCGCGAGAAGCACCTGCTCGAGGGGGCGGTGCGGCGGTTGCGCAACGGGGCCGCGCAGAAGAAGGACCGGCAGTTCGACATCTTCAACGACGTGCAGGACCACGTGCTCGAGACGGCTCGGGCGCACATCGACAGGGTGGTGCTGGAGGCTTTCGTGGCCGGCATCGACCGCACGGCCGACGAAGAGGTCAAGGCGCTGCTGTCCAAGGTCTGCGACCTGTACGCGCTGAGCACCGTCGAGGCGGACAAGGGCTGGTATCTGGAGCACCAACGGCTGACCCCGGCCCGCTCCAAGGCGGTCACCGGCATGGTCAACGACCTGCTCCGGCAGTTGCGGCCGCACATGGCGACGCTGGTCGACGCGTTCGCCGTGCCCGACGAGTGGCTCAACGCGGCGATCCTGCGCGAGGAGCCCCACCGCCAGGACGTGATGGCCGCCCACGACGCCCAGTGA
- a CDS encoding GGDEF domain-containing protein, translating to MSLPRGPDDEHVAAIEKAYALIESAQGEMSPAEVDAACRHIGHAGRPDVEILLHFARSLAVRETGVDHSAHLQEMLRCAVGLGDPALLALALGAGAARRADARRALEASEGAASPFVRAVGLLDAADGPVVHRVAAQIEVGQVAHLMGFWEVALEHSDLAEQALDAAGDAPWAATVRRQRIVIAINKIDLVLDWSCSQAMIGDWAGAADRAAPVLDGAGDVVGEDWPPTWQRDYHGHLLLLAALAGKPLTGLGLVEVDDAVAALASAIRAARSGRGLQAARLAEGLTLPELTPAGTRLLALSLAAHRPGTAEAALRYGDELARLRWSDRIERMTAMRDAINVERRRVEHEQLRRDVLTDELTGLANRRGYQAYLAGEPAQPAYAVMMIDVDHFKLVNDRFGHDVGDRVLAAIGAILSEHVRPADLAARLGGDEFVVILAGVRPEVTGARAQAVVDAVRDHDWPAVAPGLAVSISVGVHHGGPDQLAGLASGADKRLYQAKSSGRGRVVS from the coding sequence ATGTCTCTGCCCCGCGGGCCGGACGACGAGCATGTCGCCGCGATCGAGAAGGCGTACGCGCTCATCGAGTCGGCGCAGGGCGAGATGAGCCCGGCGGAGGTCGACGCCGCCTGCCGGCACATCGGCCACGCCGGCCGGCCCGACGTCGAGATCCTGCTGCACTTCGCGCGGTCACTGGCCGTACGGGAAACCGGTGTCGATCATTCGGCGCACCTGCAGGAGATGCTCCGGTGCGCGGTCGGCCTCGGCGATCCCGCCCTGCTCGCTCTCGCGCTCGGCGCCGGCGCGGCCCGCCGGGCCGACGCCCGCCGCGCGCTCGAAGCCTCCGAGGGCGCCGCCAGCCCCTTCGTCCGTGCGGTGGGATTGCTCGACGCCGCCGACGGCCCCGTGGTGCATCGGGTCGCGGCGCAGATCGAGGTCGGTCAGGTCGCCCACCTGATGGGGTTCTGGGAGGTCGCGCTCGAGCACAGCGACCTCGCCGAGCAGGCCCTGGACGCCGCGGGAGACGCGCCGTGGGCGGCAACCGTGCGGCGGCAGCGGATAGTCATCGCGATCAACAAGATCGACCTGGTGCTGGACTGGAGCTGCTCCCAAGCCATGATCGGTGACTGGGCGGGGGCGGCCGACCGAGCCGCGCCGGTCCTCGACGGGGCCGGGGACGTGGTCGGAGAGGACTGGCCGCCGACGTGGCAGCGGGACTATCACGGCCATCTGCTGCTGCTGGCAGCGCTGGCCGGGAAACCGCTCACCGGCCTGGGACTCGTCGAGGTGGACGACGCGGTGGCCGCGCTGGCCTCGGCGATCCGCGCTGCCCGCTCCGGCCGAGGGCTGCAGGCCGCGCGGCTCGCCGAAGGACTGACGCTTCCCGAGCTGACACCGGCCGGCACCCGGCTGCTCGCGTTGAGCCTGGCCGCGCACCGGCCCGGCACGGCCGAGGCGGCCCTGCGGTACGGCGACGAGCTGGCCCGCCTGCGATGGAGCGACCGGATCGAGCGGATGACCGCGATGCGCGACGCGATAAACGTCGAGCGGCGGCGGGTCGAGCACGAGCAGCTGCGCCGGGACGTCCTGACCGACGAGCTGACCGGGCTGGCCAACCGGCGGGGCTACCAGGCCTACCTGGCCGGTGAGCCGGCGCAGCCCGCGTACGCGGTCATGATGATCGACGTCGACCACTTCAAGCTCGTCAACGACAGGTTCGGCCACGATGTGGGCGACCGCGTGCTCGCCGCCATCGGGGCGATCCTGTCCGAGCACGTCCGCCCGGCCGATCTGGCGGCCCGGCTCGGTGGCGACGAGTTCGTGGTGATCCTGGCCGGGGTGCGGCCGGAGGTGACCGGGGCCCGCGCCCAGGCCGTGGTGGACGCCGTACGCGATCATGACTGGCCCGCGGTCGCCCCCGGGCTCGCCGTGTCGATCAGCGTGGGCGTGCACCACGGCGGCCCCGACCAGCTCGCCGGCCTGGCGTCCGGCGCCGACAAGCGTCTGTACCAGGCCAAGAGCTCGGGCCGGGGCCGGGTGGTGAGCTAG
- a CDS encoding M48 family metallopeptidase, producing MTIEDDNRPARQRVALTGISSRAWEHPADRGALTALRELRGFDDVVRGLFGMWNERGFRLSYLAGSIRVDHRQYPRVHGLFVEAADTLDVAERPELYVTQQPIISGKAIGMDRPFIVISTGAVEKLDDEELRTLLGREIGHVRSGHAVYQTIMTILTRWVTNISWVPVGVIAMRAIIAAMYEWWRKAELSADRAGLLAAQDPAASLRLFMKMAGGGDLSQIDTAAFLEQAAEYEGGGDIRDSIHKIGMTAFSGEPFPVARAAELQKWVDSGEYTRILGGDYPRRDDDRDASVTADIKDAAASYRDTLRETPDPLVTFARKAAGGAADLVGSAARGARDWARGRGDSNGSNGNGN from the coding sequence ATGACAATCGAGGACGACAACCGGCCGGCGCGGCAGCGGGTCGCTCTGACCGGCATCAGCTCGCGGGCCTGGGAGCATCCCGCCGACCGGGGCGCGCTGACGGCGCTGCGCGAGCTGCGCGGCTTCGACGACGTCGTGCGCGGCCTGTTCGGCATGTGGAACGAGCGGGGGTTCCGCCTGTCGTACCTGGCCGGCTCGATCCGCGTCGACCACCGGCAGTACCCGCGGGTCCACGGGCTGTTCGTCGAGGCGGCCGACACGCTCGACGTCGCCGAGCGCCCCGAGCTCTACGTGACCCAGCAGCCGATCATCAGCGGCAAGGCGATCGGCATGGACAGGCCGTTCATCGTGATCAGCACGGGCGCGGTCGAGAAACTGGACGACGAGGAACTGCGCACCCTGCTGGGCCGCGAGATCGGCCACGTCCGCAGCGGCCACGCGGTCTACCAGACGATCATGACGATCCTGACCCGCTGGGTCACGAACATCAGCTGGGTGCCGGTGGGGGTGATCGCGATGCGGGCGATCATCGCGGCCATGTACGAGTGGTGGCGCAAGGCCGAGCTGTCGGCCGACCGCGCGGGTCTGCTCGCGGCTCAGGACCCGGCCGCCTCGCTGCGCCTGTTCATGAAGATGGCCGGCGGCGGCGACCTGTCGCAGATCGACACCGCGGCCTTCCTGGAGCAGGCCGCGGAGTACGAGGGCGGCGGCGACATCCGCGACAGCATCCACAAGATCGGCATGACCGCGTTCAGCGGCGAGCCGTTCCCGGTGGCGCGCGCGGCCGAGCTGCAGAAATGGGTCGACTCGGGGGAGTACACCCGGATCCTCGGGGGCGACTACCCGCGCCGCGACGACGACCGCGACGCCTCGGTGACCGCTGACATCAAGGACGCGGCCGCCAGCTACCGCGACACGTTGCGCGAGACGCCCGACCCGCTGGTCACCTTCGCCCGCAAGGCCGCGGGCGGGGCGGCCGACCTGGTCGGCTCGGCGGCCCGCGGAGCCCGCGACTGGGCCCGCGGCCGGGGCGACTCCAACGGCAGCAACGGCAACGGCAACTGA
- a CDS encoding PQQ-dependent sugar dehydrogenase translates to MRALPALAAVFALAACGSTAEAGDPDAPSSSPEVVATGIDVPWGLTFPRGGGALVAECDTGRILRITPGGQPEPVYEVPGVAAGGEGGLLGLAATGDWVYAYFTAADDNRIVRFKPASDAPPEVIFDGIAKAGNHNGGRIAFGPDGMLYVGTGDAGDTSHSQNPDSPNGKILRLTPEGDPAPGNPTAGSPVYSLGHRNVQGLAWDGNDRLFATEFGQNDVDEVNRIEPGRNYGWPDVEGEGGTDGGRFTNPLVTWPTSDASPSGLAIAGNTLYAAGLRGERLWTVPIEGDGLGEPRAILEGEFGRLRTVEVAPDGSLWVTTSNTDGRGDVRDGDDRILRLTPR, encoded by the coding sequence TTGCGAGCACTCCCCGCCCTGGCCGCGGTCTTCGCGCTGGCCGCCTGCGGCAGCACGGCCGAAGCCGGTGACCCCGACGCGCCGTCGAGCAGCCCGGAGGTGGTCGCGACCGGCATCGACGTCCCCTGGGGCCTGACCTTCCCGCGAGGCGGCGGCGCGCTGGTCGCCGAGTGCGACACCGGCCGCATCCTGCGGATCACCCCGGGCGGGCAACCCGAGCCGGTGTACGAGGTCCCGGGTGTGGCAGCGGGCGGCGAGGGCGGACTGCTCGGCCTCGCGGCCACCGGCGACTGGGTCTACGCGTACTTCACCGCCGCCGACGACAACCGGATTGTCCGGTTCAAGCCGGCGAGCGACGCCCCACCCGAGGTGATCTTCGACGGGATCGCCAAGGCGGGCAACCACAACGGCGGGCGCATCGCGTTCGGCCCCGACGGGATGCTCTACGTCGGCACCGGCGACGCCGGCGACACCAGCCACTCGCAGAACCCGGACAGTCCCAACGGCAAGATCCTGCGCCTGACCCCGGAGGGCGACCCCGCGCCGGGCAACCCGACGGCGGGCTCCCCGGTCTACAGCCTCGGCCACCGCAACGTCCAGGGCCTGGCCTGGGACGGCAACGACCGGCTGTTCGCCACCGAGTTCGGCCAGAACGACGTCGACGAGGTCAACCGGATCGAACCGGGCCGGAACTACGGCTGGCCCGACGTCGAGGGTGAGGGCGGCACCGACGGCGGCCGCTTCACCAACCCGCTGGTCACGTGGCCGACGAGCGACGCCTCCCCGTCAGGACTGGCGATCGCCGGCAACACCCTGTATGCGGCCGGGCTGCGCGGCGAACGGCTGTGGACGGTCCCGATCGAGGGCGACGGCCTGGGCGAGCCGCGGGCGATCCTCGAGGGTGAGTTCGGCCGCCTCCGTACGGTCGAGGTCGCGCCGGACGGCTCGCTCTGGGTGACCACCTCGAACACCGACGGCCGGGGCGACGTCCGCGACGGCGACGACCGCATCCTGCGCCTCACACCCCGGTGA
- a CDS encoding endo-1,4-beta-xylanase: MKRATRAVVAVLATTATLSFVVQPVQAGGKDQTLRSAAPRDLRIGTAVAGGGHHVDQPYPDPFPNDKPYRQVLAKEFNSASPENQMKWEFIHPERNKYNFGPADAIVRFARDNGQAVRGHTLLWHSQNPAWLNEGTFTEAELRKILKDHITKVVGRYKGKIHQWDVANEIFNENGEYRQENIFIRELGPGIVADAFRWAHQADPKAQLFLNDYGVEWPGVKVDAYETLAKQLLAARVPLHGFASQAHLSMRYGAPDQLAGVLQRFDNLGLKTAITELDVRMDLPEGGVPTAEQLATQATYYKTVLDACLAVDDCNSFTIWGFTDKYSWVPVFFPSEGAATVMWEDFTKKPAYYALRDTLAAARGHGHGHGHGHH; this comes from the coding sequence GTGAAAAGAGCAACTCGTGCCGTGGTGGCCGTCCTCGCCACCACGGCTACTCTCAGTTTTGTTGTTCAACCCGTCCAAGCCGGCGGCAAGGACCAGACCCTGCGATCGGCGGCTCCCCGAGACTTGCGGATCGGCACCGCGGTCGCGGGCGGCGGCCATCATGTCGACCAGCCGTATCCCGACCCGTTCCCCAATGACAAGCCGTACCGGCAGGTGCTGGCCAAGGAGTTCAACTCGGCCTCACCCGAGAACCAGATGAAGTGGGAGTTCATCCACCCCGAGCGCAACAAGTACAACTTCGGCCCGGCCGACGCGATCGTCCGGTTCGCCCGCGACAACGGCCAGGCCGTACGGGGTCACACGCTGTTGTGGCACAGCCAGAACCCGGCGTGGCTCAACGAGGGCACGTTCACCGAGGCCGAGCTGCGGAAGATTCTCAAGGACCACATCACCAAGGTGGTCGGCCGCTACAAGGGCAAGATCCACCAGTGGGACGTGGCGAACGAGATCTTCAACGAGAACGGCGAGTACCGGCAGGAGAACATCTTCATCCGGGAACTCGGCCCCGGCATCGTCGCGGACGCGTTCCGCTGGGCCCACCAGGCCGACCCGAAGGCGCAGCTGTTCCTCAACGACTACGGCGTCGAGTGGCCCGGGGTGAAGGTCGACGCCTACGAGACCCTGGCCAAGCAGCTGCTCGCCGCCCGGGTGCCGTTGCACGGTTTCGCCTCGCAGGCCCACCTGAGCATGCGGTACGGCGCCCCCGACCAGCTGGCGGGCGTGCTGCAGCGTTTCGACAACCTGGGTCTCAAGACCGCCATCACCGAGCTCGACGTCCGTATGGATCTGCCCGAGGGCGGCGTGCCGACCGCCGAGCAGCTGGCCACGCAGGCCACCTATTACAAGACCGTGCTGGACGCGTGCCTCGCGGTCGACGACTGCAACTCGTTCACGATCTGGGGCTTCACCGACAAGTACTCCTGGGTGCCGGTGTTCTTCCCGTCCGAAGGCGCCGCCACCGTGATGTGGGAGGACTTCACCAAGAAGCCCGCCTACTACGCCCTGCGTGACACCCTGGCCGCCGCCCGAGGCCACGGGCATGGCCACGGGCACGGGCACCACTGA
- a CDS encoding phosphoesterase PA-phosphatase, producing the protein MRIGFARVITEVFAPGVLVALLLLVVGFHAGGEPGVSRWWGAPAALFAAGIPMAYVVRGVRRGRLTSHHIPEREHRRGPLLFGMVSVAIGTTALVALGAPRELLALLAAGITGLVVFGVVTAYWKMSIHSGVAAGTVAVLVAVHGPVALIAVPLVPLVGWSRLVLSAHTLAQVIAGTLVGALIAGTVFPVLR; encoded by the coding sequence GTGAGGATCGGGTTCGCCCGTGTGATCACCGAGGTGTTCGCGCCCGGCGTGCTCGTCGCGTTGCTGCTCCTGGTGGTCGGCTTCCATGCGGGCGGCGAGCCGGGCGTCTCGCGGTGGTGGGGGGCGCCGGCCGCGTTGTTCGCCGCCGGCATTCCCATGGCGTACGTGGTCAGGGGTGTCCGCCGGGGCCGGCTGACCAGCCACCACATCCCCGAACGCGAGCACCGCCGCGGGCCCTTGCTCTTCGGCATGGTGTCGGTGGCGATCGGCACCACCGCTCTCGTCGCGCTGGGTGCCCCCAGGGAGTTGCTCGCCCTGCTCGCGGCCGGCATCACCGGCCTGGTCGTCTTCGGGGTCGTCACCGCGTACTGGAAGATGTCGATCCACTCCGGGGTGGCCGCCGGGACCGTGGCCGTGCTGGTTGCCGTCCACGGCCCGGTCGCGCTGATCGCCGTGCCGCTGGTGCCGCTGGTGGGCTGGTCCCGGTTGGTGCTGTCGGCGCACACGCTCGCGCAGGTGATCGCGGGGACGCTGGTCGGGGCGCTGATCGCCGGGACGGTTTTCCCTGTTCTGCGGTGA